In one window of Methanoculleus chikugoensis DNA:
- the mmp3 gene encoding methyl-coenzyme M reductase-associated protein Mmp3, whose translation MEIHLDGKRISVPAGSRLGNLLPERDEQCSVAVIRPALVEDEAESQEVRFATPAGDLVVEVAKTAAVSPLLRPEFAERLRLHWQDRYAAAFGPFESDVRPARRPGRYERGDVILGCGGYDPSRSYLIFARMGHTADYGAPEGGGVIGKVVTGRGLLDRLADGDQITGVERVFRRVDRSHVVVTHDSGFPLEDGMQIVSYVEAEVQGSGKDGIDTGTARSVEHFLLSVQGGRFRVGSASSTYVADTHLVPTRVPAEFSGPRLEGAVTVRTAGKSSGGVYIYTQGVSASPAHTVVGRVVHGIELVRFAGEGDLFAIHAEPEQFDLVGLSLAEAEAVAARRGVSLTADAAEGDRIVVGQTPATTLEVLAGGEVRIETVPADHVVSITLDEAAAPRSVTIFREVTGLKHHSVGKMPLVFVFEDVFLFKPKIGKGVGIIPENTPTGEVPAYTLAMTNDSRRGAGMVGTRTTPNAEFGPTSEPLTGTNVIGKVLDAGNLAGMREGATVYVKEVK comes from the coding sequence ATGGAGATCCACCTGGACGGTAAACGCATTTCGGTTCCGGCGGGTTCCCGGCTCGGGAATCTCCTCCCCGAACGGGATGAACAGTGCAGTGTCGCCGTCATCCGGCCGGCGCTCGTTGAAGATGAAGCCGAGTCGCAGGAGGTCCGGTTCGCCACCCCGGCGGGAGATCTGGTCGTTGAGGTGGCGAAGACCGCGGCAGTCTCCCCTCTCCTCCGGCCGGAGTTTGCAGAACGGCTCCGCCTGCACTGGCAGGACCGGTATGCCGCCGCCTTCGGGCCGTTCGAGTCCGACGTCCGCCCGGCACGCCGTCCGGGCCGGTACGAGCGCGGCGACGTGATCCTCGGGTGCGGGGGCTACGACCCCTCCCGGTCCTACCTGATCTTCGCACGCATGGGCCATACCGCCGACTACGGCGCCCCGGAGGGCGGCGGTGTCATCGGCAAGGTCGTCACCGGCCGCGGGCTGCTCGACCGGCTCGCCGACGGCGACCAGATCACCGGGGTCGAGCGGGTCTTCCGGCGTGTCGACCGCTCGCACGTCGTCGTCACCCACGATTCAGGGTTCCCGCTCGAAGACGGGATGCAAATTGTCTCCTACGTGGAAGCGGAGGTGCAGGGTTCCGGGAAAGACGGGATCGATACCGGAACCGCCCGGAGCGTCGAGCATTTCCTTCTCTCCGTGCAGGGCGGCAGATTCAGGGTGGGCTCCGCAAGCAGCACCTACGTCGCCGACACGCACCTGGTTCCGACCCGGGTTCCGGCGGAGTTCTCCGGTCCGAGGCTTGAAGGCGCCGTCACGGTCAGGACCGCCGGAAAATCCTCGGGAGGAGTCTACATCTACACCCAGGGCGTCTCGGCAAGCCCGGCGCACACCGTCGTCGGAAGGGTCGTCCACGGCATCGAACTCGTCAGGTTTGCCGGAGAGGGCGATCTCTTCGCCATCCATGCGGAGCCGGAGCAGTTCGATCTTGTCGGCCTTTCGCTCGCCGAGGCGGAAGCGGTCGCCGCCCGGCGGGGTGTCTCCCTCACCGCCGACGCGGCCGAAGGCGATCGCATCGTGGTCGGCCAGACCCCGGCAACGACGCTCGAGGTGCTGGCCGGCGGCGAGGTCCGGATCGAGACGGTGCCTGCCGACCACGTCGTCAGCATCACCCTCGACGAGGCGGCCGCGCCCCGGTCGGTCACGATCTTCCGTGAAGTGACCGGGCTCAAACACCACAGCGTCGGGAAGATGCCGCTCGTCTTCGTCTTCGAGGACGTCTTCCTCTTCAAACCGAAGATTGGAAAGGGCGTCGGGATCATCCCGGAGAACACGCCGACCGGGGAGGTCCCGGCCTACACCCTCGCGATGACGAACGACTCCCGGCGTGGCGCGGGCATGGTCGGCACCCGGACCACGCCGAACGCCGAGTTCGGCCCGACGTCCGAGCCGCTCACCGGCACGAACGTCATCGGGAAGGTGCTCGATGCGGGGAACCTTGCCGGGATGCGCGAGGGAGCGACAGTATACGTGAAAGAGGTGAAGTGA
- the atwA gene encoding methyl coenzyme M reductase system, component A2 — protein MTPLITVKNLCMEFNGTAVLKNINFEVAEGETVGIIGRSGAGKTVLMHLMRGVDQPPTQGAIIYHVAVCGGCDYIGVPSEVGKPCPVCGGKMEPADIDLWAEENATMKRRIMRRTAIMFQRTFALYGDDRVIENVLRALDDVGYPGEKAVSRAADLIDQVRLSHRMMHIARDLSGGEKQRVVLARQLAKNPFMLFADEPTGTLDPETATLVHRMLIESARVNDMGMIVTSHFSNVIEDVADRAILLENGEIKGIGGPREVIGRFMENYSDVEQRQAGEVGEKILVARDVVKRYLSVDRGVVRAVNTVSFDVGEKEIFGIIGKSGAGKTTLSRIISGILEPTSGEMNIRIGDDWIDMTKPGIENRGRAKGYIGLLHQEYDLYPHRTVLDNLTDAIGLEFPKELAMRKAIITLGMAGFTPEKSKEILDRYPGQLSEGEKHRVALAQVLIREPLLVVLDEPTGTMDPITKIDVKHSILHAREEMDETFIVVSHDMEFVRDICDRVALMRGGKIIRLGPTEEVLAHLTEDERTVMGGGGAA, from the coding sequence ATGACCCCACTTATTACGGTGAAGAATCTCTGCATGGAGTTCAACGGGACTGCCGTGCTTAAAAACATCAATTTTGAGGTGGCCGAGGGAGAGACCGTCGGTATCATCGGGAGAAGCGGCGCCGGCAAGACCGTTCTCATGCACCTTATGCGGGGTGTCGACCAGCCTCCGACACAGGGTGCAATCATCTATCATGTCGCCGTCTGCGGCGGATGCGACTACATCGGTGTCCCGAGCGAGGTGGGAAAACCGTGTCCTGTCTGCGGGGGCAAGATGGAACCGGCGGATATCGATCTCTGGGCCGAAGAGAACGCGACGATGAAACGGCGGATCATGCGGAGAACCGCCATCATGTTCCAGCGGACGTTCGCACTCTACGGCGACGACCGGGTGATCGAGAACGTCCTGCGGGCGCTCGACGATGTCGGCTACCCGGGCGAGAAGGCCGTCAGCAGGGCCGCCGACCTGATCGACCAGGTCAGGCTCTCCCACCGGATGATGCATATCGCCCGCGACCTCTCCGGCGGCGAGAAGCAGCGGGTAGTGCTCGCCCGGCAGCTCGCGAAGAACCCGTTCATGCTCTTTGCGGACGAACCGACCGGGACGCTCGATCCGGAGACCGCCACGCTCGTCCACCGGATGCTCATCGAGAGCGCCCGGGTAAACGATATGGGTATGATTGTCACCTCCCACTTCTCAAACGTCATCGAAGACGTGGCTGACCGGGCAATTCTCCTTGAGAACGGAGAGATCAAGGGGATCGGCGGCCCCCGGGAAGTCATCGGCCGGTTCATGGAGAACTACAGCGACGTCGAGCAGCGCCAGGCCGGGGAGGTCGGCGAGAAGATCCTGGTCGCCCGCGACGTGGTGAAACGCTACCTCTCGGTCGACCGGGGCGTCGTCCGGGCGGTCAACACCGTCTCGTTCGATGTCGGCGAGAAAGAGATCTTCGGGATCATCGGCAAGAGCGGGGCGGGCAAGACGACCCTCTCCCGGATCATATCCGGGATCCTCGAGCCCACCAGCGGCGAGATGAACATCCGGATCGGCGACGACTGGATCGATATGACGAAACCCGGCATCGAGAACCGCGGCCGGGCAAAGGGCTACATCGGTCTCCTCCACCAGGAGTACGACCTCTACCCGCACAGGACGGTGCTCGACAACCTCACCGACGCCATCGGTCTTGAGTTCCCGAAAGAGCTTGCGATGAGGAAGGCGATCATCACTCTCGGGATGGCCGGGTTCACCCCGGAGAAGAGCAAGGAGATCCTGGATCGCTACCCGGGCCAGCTCTCCGAAGGCGAGAAGCACCGGGTGGCCCTCGCCCAGGTGCTCATCCGCGAGCCCCTGCTCGTCGTCCTCGACGAACCGACCGGAACCATGGACCCGATCACGAAGATCGACGTGAAACACTCGATCCTCCACGCTCGCGAAGAGATGGACGAGACATTTATCGTGGTTTCGCACGATATGGAGTTCGTGAGAGATATCTGCGATCGCGTCGCCCTTATGCGGGGAGGCAAGATCATCCGGCTGGGGCCGACGGAAGAGGTGCTCGCCCATCTCACCGAGGATGAACGAACGGTGATGGGGGGCGGCGGAGCCGCCTGA
- a CDS encoding HAD family hydrolase: MSVAVVFDSAGTLLRTYRVARDILNDEMLTEVETTTITFGSDARVLVVLHLHSRDVMEAPEEQCLSRFFLEQSVGFGVACSRRVIPAEEVGNLLYNDERARIGDLQACIRQVWSCCKRESIVTMNSGVILNMDIPGIEFTVTTGGRPFEGAKETITELHRMGVPAYIASGDRVAKLERMGDYLGIPRERVYGVATPSMKARIVEDLKEQYDKVVMVGDAINDLNAFRKADLAVLTEQQSDRKPAVLYASVDRVIHNVSEVPGIVAELLTDTAAPGKSATI, from the coding sequence ATGTCGGTAGCCGTTGTTTTTGATAGTGCGGGCACACTTCTGCGGACCTACCGCGTAGCGCGCGACATCCTCAACGACGAGATGCTGACCGAGGTCGAGACCACGACCATCACCTTCGGGTCGGATGCGCGAGTGCTCGTCGTCCTCCACCTCCACTCCCGGGACGTCATGGAGGCGCCGGAAGAGCAGTGCCTCTCCAGGTTCTTCCTGGAACAGTCGGTCGGATTCGGGGTGGCCTGTTCCCGCCGGGTCATCCCCGCCGAAGAGGTCGGGAATCTCCTCTACAACGACGAACGCGCCCGCATCGGCGATCTGCAGGCATGCATCCGACAGGTCTGGAGTTGCTGCAAGAGAGAGTCGATCGTCACCATGAACAGCGGCGTGATCCTGAACATGGACATCCCCGGCATCGAGTTCACCGTGACGACCGGCGGAAGGCCGTTCGAGGGCGCGAAAGAGACCATCACCGAACTGCACCGGATGGGCGTTCCCGCATACATAGCATCCGGCGACCGCGTCGCAAAACTCGAACGGATGGGCGACTACCTCGGCATCCCCCGGGAGAGGGTTTACGGTGTCGCAACGCCCTCGATGAAAGCCCGGATCGTGGAAGACCTCAAAGAGCAGTACGATAAAGTTGTTATGGTTGGAGATGCCATCAACGACCTGAACGCCTTTCGGAAAGCAGATCTCGCGGTGCTCACCGAACAGCAGTCGGACCGGAAACCGGCCGTCCTTTATGCGAGCGTGGATCGGGTGATCCACAACGTCAGCGAGGTGCCCGGTATCGTGGCAGAACTCCTCACGGATACCGCGGCGCCCGGGAAAAGTGCAACAATATAA
- a CDS encoding ribose 1,5-bisphosphate isomerase, protein MVLSETAASIKNMEIRGAGRIARAAVDALADYARNLDASDPDTFKQEMQKAADLLTGTRPTAVSLPNAVRSVMRALDSFDSVEAARDAVLLRAAEFVEHSEHAIERIAEIGARHISDGDVLLTHCNSEAALGCILEAHRQGKEIEVYATEVRPRGQGLITIRTLNDAGIRTNYIVDSAVRYFINDVDLVFVGADAIAVNGAVVNKIGTAQIAHAANEARTNVIVAAETYKFAPRTILGELIEIEERDPAEVLPREVAEKLPFVRVRNPAFDVTPAEYVDLIVTEQGAIPPGLAFTVIRDYLGWRIEELR, encoded by the coding sequence ATGGTATTGAGTGAGACGGCAGCAAGCATAAAGAATATGGAGATCCGGGGCGCCGGCAGGATCGCCCGGGCAGCGGTGGACGCACTGGCCGATTATGCCCGAAATCTCGATGCATCGGACCCCGATACGTTCAAGCAGGAGATGCAGAAGGCGGCCGATCTCCTCACCGGAACCCGGCCGACCGCCGTCTCGCTCCCGAACGCTGTGCGCTCCGTGATGCGGGCGCTCGACTCGTTCGACTCGGTGGAGGCCGCACGGGACGCGGTTCTTCTCCGCGCGGCGGAGTTCGTCGAGCACTCGGAGCATGCAATCGAGCGGATAGCGGAGATCGGGGCACGCCACATCTCCGACGGCGACGTTCTCCTGACTCACTGCAACTCCGAGGCGGCGCTCGGGTGCATCCTGGAGGCCCACCGGCAGGGGAAGGAGATCGAGGTCTACGCGACGGAAGTTCGTCCCCGCGGCCAGGGGCTCATAACCATCAGGACGTTGAACGACGCCGGTATCCGGACGAACTACATCGTCGATTCGGCGGTTCGCTACTTCATCAACGACGTCGATCTGGTCTTCGTCGGCGCCGACGCTATCGCGGTGAACGGCGCGGTGGTGAACAAGATCGGGACCGCCCAGATTGCGCATGCCGCGAACGAAGCCCGGACGAACGTCATCGTGGCGGCCGAGACCTACAAGTTCGCGCCGAGGACGATCCTCGGGGAGCTGATCGAGATCGAGGAGCGGGATCCCGCCGAGGTGCTCCCCCGCGAGGTGGCGGAGAAACTTCCCTTCGTCCGGGTCAGGAACCCGGCCTTCGACGTGACGCCCGCGGAGTACGTCGACCTGATCGTCACCGAGCAGGGGGCGATCCCGCCGGGGCTCGCGTTCACGGTGATAAGGGATTATCTCGGGTGGAGGATCGAGGAGTTGCGGTAG
- a CDS encoding winged helix-turn-helix transcriptional regulator: protein MGITKHSAHFGEWGVARCSPLIGGRTIHRAADLFIVLSLALLLLWSPAAAKIIVEPGPAELPTDVTYIDDEVFVPVWQAYSPLEFLTIVLLIHCPLLAIPFELVYSAGAMAYLGYRTSRSLLDNKKRSRIYACIRDHPGIAPAEIARITGINRGTIRYHLSRLREAGLVSILHRDGRVGYFRNGDYDTAEKAVCLHLQNGTRRQIFALLLEKPGITQSEIADIITISCSTAAWHMRRLAADGLVETNRDGRTVRYALTSEALASSGGRDGTADGMVPLLPWNGTGAESRADSPLR, encoded by the coding sequence ATGGGCATAACAAAGCACAGTGCACACTTTGGAGAATGGGGCGTTGCCCGGTGCAGCCCCCTCATAGGGGGCCGGACCATACACAGAGCGGCTGACCTGTTCATTGTCCTATCCCTGGCCCTGCTCCTCCTCTGGAGCCCTGCAGCGGCAAAGATCATCGTTGAACCAGGCCCTGCCGAACTCCCCACGGATGTGACCTACATCGACGACGAGGTGTTCGTGCCGGTCTGGCAGGCCTACTCACCGTTGGAATTCCTCACTATCGTCCTGCTCATCCACTGCCCGCTTCTCGCGATACCCTTCGAACTCGTCTATTCCGCCGGCGCCATGGCCTATCTCGGCTACCGGACCTCACGCAGTCTCCTGGACAACAAGAAACGGTCCCGGATCTACGCCTGCATCCGGGACCACCCCGGGATCGCGCCCGCGGAGATCGCCCGTATCACCGGGATCAACCGGGGAACGATCCGTTACCACCTCTCCCGCCTCCGGGAGGCCGGTCTGGTCAGTATCCTGCATCGGGACGGCAGGGTGGGCTACTTCAGAAACGGTGACTATGACACGGCCGAGAAGGCCGTATGCCTGCACCTCCAGAACGGCACACGTCGGCAGATCTTTGCCCTTCTCCTTGAAAAACCCGGCATCACGCAGTCGGAGATAGCCGACATCATCACCATCTCGTGTTCCACAGCCGCCTGGCACATGCGACGGCTCGCCGCAGACGGACTCGTCGAAACGAATCGCGACGGCCGGACGGTACGCTACGCACTCACCAGCGAGGCACTGGCATCTTCCGGGGGTCGCGACGGGACGGCAGACGGTATGGTGCCCCTCCTCCCCTGGAACGGAACGGGTGCCGAAAGCCGTGCCGACTCACCTCTCCGGTAG
- a CDS encoding type II toxin-antitoxin system RelE family toxin, which produces MMSNNRPCGLTEAAHHPFKGIPRPLAIRIGEEIASLAGETDPKKHLKQLKGASNPPLYSLRSGDYRVVLSIIDDLLVIHVIAVGHRSRVYRRF; this is translated from the coding sequence ATGATGAGTAATAACCGGCCGTGTGGTCTCACCGAGGCAGCCCATCATCCATTTAAGGGCATTCCACGACCCCTAGCAATCCGGATAGGCGAGGAGATTGCATCACTCGCCGGCGAGACCGACCCGAAGAAGCATCTCAAACAATTGAAGGGAGCGAGCAATCCCCCGCTCTACTCGCTCCGAAGCGGGGACTACCGGGTGGTTCTCTCGATCATAGACGACCTCCTGGTGATCCACGTCATCGCAGTCGGACACCGGAGCAGGGTGTACCGCAGGTTCTGA
- a CDS encoding ABC transporter permease subunit, with protein sequence MADRVSDPSRTLLVAGKEFADHLASRRFTLVLLLFLILCSVSLYEGVENYSEKLAAYSDGTAPVPKFLGYPGWMPEKPSLLTVFLNLSSMVASYGPLLAIATGFDLITRERWSGSLKTLLSRPVFRDEVITGKALGGFAALTLAMSIAILIALALLLLFAIVPSPAELGAILVFWFVSLVYLFTFFSVALLASSVVADSGSALVWSLVAIFVLSSIVPIFGGILTDAVAGTPPEPVDMSDPQFTEEEWLQYREEERTYLEHQERIGATVRLLSPQRNYQELSVAITNPRFSMWINPDPFALRTPHPGEEPLPDLPDLIALIRQPIVAMLALPAIFFGAAYTRFMRMDIR encoded by the coding sequence ATGGCAGACCGGGTATCCGATCCGAGCCGCACGCTCCTCGTGGCAGGAAAAGAGTTTGCCGACCACCTCGCGAGCCGGCGGTTCACCCTTGTCCTCCTCCTCTTCCTGATCCTCTGCTCCGTCTCTCTCTACGAGGGCGTCGAGAACTACAGCGAGAAACTCGCGGCATACTCCGACGGTACCGCGCCGGTGCCGAAATTCCTGGGTTACCCCGGCTGGATGCCGGAGAAACCCTCCCTCCTCACGGTCTTCCTCAACCTCTCCTCGATGGTCGCGAGTTACGGCCCGCTGCTTGCGATCGCGACCGGGTTCGACCTGATCACGCGGGAACGCTGGTCGGGCTCGCTCAAAACCCTCCTTTCCCGTCCGGTTTTCCGCGACGAGGTGATCACCGGCAAGGCGCTCGGGGGGTTCGCCGCCCTGACGCTGGCGATGAGCATCGCGATTCTCATCGCGCTCGCGCTCCTCCTGCTCTTTGCAATCGTCCCGTCGCCTGCCGAGCTCGGCGCGATCCTGGTCTTCTGGTTCGTTTCGCTGGTCTACCTCTTCACGTTCTTCTCGGTCGCTCTCCTCGCCTCGTCGGTCGTTGCCGATAGCGGGAGCGCTCTTGTCTGGTCGCTGGTCGCTATCTTTGTCTTATCCTCCATCGTACCGATCTTCGGCGGCATCCTTACCGATGCGGTTGCCGGAACACCCCCGGAACCGGTGGACATGAGCGACCCGCAATTCACCGAAGAGGAGTGGCTGCAGTACCGGGAGGAGGAGCGAACCTACCTCGAACACCAGGAACGTATCGGAGCGACCGTCCGCCTCCTCTCGCCACAAAGGAATTACCAGGAACTCTCGGTAGCGATCACCAATCCACGGTTCTCGATGTGGATCAATCCGGACCCCTTCGCCCTGAGAACGCCCCACCCCGGGGAAGAACCGCTCCCCGACCTTCCCGACCTGATCGCTCTCATCCGGCAGCCGATCGTCGCGATGCTTGCGCTTCCGGCAATCTTCTTCGGAGCGGCATACACCCGTTTCATGCGGATGGATATCCGATGA
- a CDS encoding YcdB/YcdC domain-containing protein, with translation MRPINKIGYTLAAVLLLACLAASAGCVGTDAGGNGRAAPTSPEATASPGVTPAQPSPDGLIGEGEARSLAAAALEREIPGIRIERMTAEPYDVQTYGDVWRFRVKAEDDRDPADDITVWIDAVDREMVHFQDGRDYFRSADPAITIDAAEKIADAYLRERNERSDVVKTDAALSMVDTPLGSRNGPYHFVYHRSIDGVLCQFDTIILAIDSINGRVVSYSKFWKVSNNDTMADPEPSIPEDGVQERVLAYLNDTYGKDPGEFAIRSTELRWYDLIARQRPSTEPVAVPLAWHITFDDERHRSQDPPRAAEIWMNAHSGEVLSANYNPGW, from the coding sequence ATGAGACCTATCAACAAAATCGGTTACACACTCGCAGCAGTCCTCCTCCTTGCCTGTTTGGCGGCGTCGGCGGGTTGTGTAGGGACGGATGCCGGTGGAAACGGACGGGCTGCACCGACGTCGCCGGAGGCGACAGCGTCACCCGGGGTGACACCGGCCCAACCGTCGCCGGACGGCCTGATCGGCGAGGGGGAAGCGCGTTCGCTTGCCGCGGCCGCACTGGAACGGGAGATCCCCGGGATCCGGATTGAACGGATGACTGCCGAGCCATACGACGTGCAGACCTATGGCGACGTCTGGCGGTTCCGGGTGAAAGCGGAAGACGACCGCGATCCTGCAGACGATATCACCGTATGGATCGATGCTGTCGACAGGGAGATGGTGCATTTCCAGGATGGCCGTGACTATTTCCGGTCTGCCGATCCCGCAATCACGATCGATGCGGCGGAAAAGATTGCCGATGCATATCTCCGGGAGCGAAACGAGCGTTCGGACGTCGTGAAGACCGACGCCGCACTCTCTATGGTAGATACACCGCTGGGTTCGCGAAACGGCCCGTACCATTTCGTGTATCACCGCTCGATCGACGGGGTCCTCTGCCAGTTCGACACGATCATCCTTGCGATCGATTCGATTAACGGCCGCGTCGTCTCGTACTCTAAATTCTGGAAAGTATCAAACAACGACACCATGGCCGATCCGGAACCTTCGATCCCGGAAGACGGGGTACAGGAACGGGTTCTGGCGTACCTCAACGATACCTACGGCAAGGATCCCGGCGAGTTCGCCATCCGGTCGACAGAGCTGCGGTGGTACGACCTGATCGCACGGCAACGCCCGTCAACGGAACCGGTCGCGGTGCCTCTTGCCTGGCACATCACGTTCGACGACGAGCGGCACCGCTCGCAGGATCCGCCACGGGCGGCTGAAATATGGATGAACGCCCATTCGGGAGAGGTTCTTTCTGCAAATTATAACCCGGGGTGGTAG
- a CDS encoding winged helix-turn-helix transcriptional regulator — MWTGERGRSMYTASRYPPGDHTPSTSISTLRSGELLRLLSLTFLLSMLLLVSVGSAAEYTILPSNNIGREPGTPLAGETVQEIDPIPLWLFLLLCIVPQLATAPIETLLPLKAVGYLGYKRISRKNVLDSPRRLEILSFIKANPGLHFRKLLKEMSLTRGTLGYHLERLQSAGLLRAVKRRGRIHYFAAGSPYSAEKETLIITMNNDARQGIITQIFLNGGAHTEELAEESSLSKATVYTHVKYLERQGIVTSEREGRYVRYTLIDNYARMLMTEYVHDHSPEPARVPAEDTG; from the coding sequence ATGTGGACCGGGGAACGTGGACGTTCGATGTATACGGCGAGCAGGTATCCTCCCGGAGATCATACACCCTCAACGTCTATCAGCACTCTTAGGTCGGGGGAGCTCCTGAGGCTGCTTTCCCTCACGTTCCTCCTTTCGATGTTGCTGCTGGTCTCGGTCGGCAGTGCCGCCGAATACACGATCCTGCCCTCGAACAACATTGGAAGGGAGCCCGGAACACCCTTGGCAGGCGAGACTGTGCAGGAGATCGATCCGATTCCGCTCTGGCTCTTCTTGTTGTTGTGCATAGTTCCCCAGCTAGCAACAGCCCCGATCGAGACCCTTCTTCCCCTGAAGGCCGTTGGATACCTTGGCTATAAACGGATCTCCAGAAAGAATGTTCTGGACAGTCCGCGGAGACTTGAGATTCTTAGTTTCATCAAGGCAAACCCGGGGTTGCATTTCAGGAAATTGCTGAAGGAGATGTCCCTGACGAGAGGGACACTTGGTTACCATCTGGAAAGACTGCAGTCCGCAGGCCTGTTGAGGGCGGTCAAAAGGAGGGGGAGAATCCACTATTTTGCCGCTGGTTCGCCGTATTCGGCTGAAAAAGAGACTCTTATCATTACTATGAATAATGACGCCCGGCAGGGAATTATAACACAGATCTTCCTGAATGGGGGTGCACACACTGAAGAGCTCGCCGAAGAGTCGAGTCTGTCCAAAGCCACAGTCTATACGCACGTAAAATATCTGGAACGCCAGGGGATTGTAACGTCCGAGAGGGAGGGACGGTATGTGCGGTATACTCTCATCGACAACTACGCTCGAATGCTGATGACGGAGTATGTGCATGACCACAGTCCCGAACCCGCACGGGTTCCGGCGGAAGATACCGGGTGA
- a CDS encoding MBL fold metallo-hydrolase — MQITLLGTGDAIGTPKVGCDCENCRAMVAAGRSRLRTSLLIETDGKHILIESSPDLRQQLLRACSPHIDAVLWSHGHYDHFIGFGEFYRVQKMPAAYAPPPVMDYCSRYLHFLPFEKHPVPVYEPFGLFGVTFTFFEVNHPPVYTCGLLIEHDGATIAYTADTREDIPEKSMDLLKNTDIDLLFVDAIAPESYNITKHMNYAEAVRFARDVGARDYRCVHMSHMVPPGMPHAGYDMETFCWE, encoded by the coding sequence ATGCAGATCACGCTGCTCGGGACCGGGGACGCCATCGGGACGCCGAAGGTGGGGTGCGACTGCGAGAACTGCCGGGCGATGGTCGCGGCGGGGCGGTCGAGACTCCGGACGTCCCTCCTCATCGAGACGGATGGGAAGCACATCCTCATCGAGTCGTCCCCGGATCTCCGCCAGCAGCTCCTCCGGGCCTGTTCACCCCACATCGACGCCGTCCTCTGGTCGCACGGCCACTACGACCACTTCATCGGGTTCGGGGAGTTCTACCGGGTGCAGAAGATGCCGGCGGCCTACGCGCCGCCGCCGGTGATGGACTACTGCTCGCGATATCTCCACTTCCTCCCGTTCGAGAAGCACCCGGTCCCGGTCTACGAACCGTTTGGCCTCTTCGGCGTGACCTTCACGTTTTTTGAGGTGAACCACCCGCCGGTCTACACCTGCGGGCTCCTTATCGAGCACGACGGCGCGACGATCGCCTACACCGCCGACACGCGGGAGGATATCCCGGAGAAGAGCATGGATCTCCTCAAAAATACCGATATCGATCTCCTCTTCGTCGACGCCATCGCTCCCGAGAGTTACAATATCACCAAACACATGAACTACGCCGAGGCGGTCAGGTTCGCCCGCGACGTCGGGGCGAGGGATTACCGGTGCGTCCACATGAGTCACATGGTCCCGCCGGGGATGCCGCACGCCGGGTACGACATGGAGACGTTCTGCTGGGAGTAG